The Legionella sp. PATHC032 genome has a window encoding:
- a CDS encoding inositol monophosphatase family protein has protein sequence MEPLLNIAVNAARQAGEIINRYVEQVDRLKITPKNSHEYFSEVDIKAEQVIINAIHKAYPEHGILAEESGIQQSDSDTVWIIDPLDGTSNYLHGFPFYSVSIALKIKNRLEHGVIYDPLRHECFAASRGRGARLNDRRIRVSKQTQLTASLLGTGFHFRDATLAQRYLPTFEALVGKCAGVRRTGSAALDLAYVASGRLDGFWEFGLRPWDIAAGALLVREAGGLISDVQGGEDFLNYGDVVAGTPKVFKSLLQTISPVLK, from the coding sequence ATGGAACCACTTTTAAATATTGCTGTCAATGCTGCGCGACAGGCTGGTGAAATTATTAATCGTTATGTGGAGCAGGTTGATCGTTTAAAAATAACCCCAAAAAACAGCCATGAATATTTTAGTGAAGTGGACATTAAAGCGGAGCAAGTGATTATTAATGCGATACATAAAGCCTATCCAGAGCATGGAATTCTTGCAGAGGAAAGCGGTATTCAGCAAAGTGATAGTGATACAGTCTGGATCATTGACCCTCTGGATGGTACCTCAAATTATCTTCATGGCTTTCCCTTTTATTCTGTATCCATAGCTCTAAAAATTAAGAATCGTCTGGAGCATGGTGTTATTTACGATCCGCTGCGCCATGAGTGTTTTGCTGCAAGCAGAGGACGTGGAGCAAGGCTAAATGATAGAAGAATCCGTGTATCCAAGCAAACTCAACTCACTGCTTCGCTGTTAGGTACAGGTTTTCATTTTCGTGATGCAACTCTTGCCCAGCGATATCTACCAACCTTTGAAGCATTGGTTGGAAAATGTGCTGGAGTTAGAAGAACAGGTTCTGCTGCTCTCGACTTGGCTTATGTTGCAAGCGGTCGCCTGGACGGCTTCTGGGAGTTTGGGTTACGCCCATGGGATATTGCTGCAGGAGCCCTACTGGTCCGAGAAGCTGGGGGACTCATAAGTGATGTCCAGGGAGGGGAAGATTTTCTAAATTATGGCGACGTAGTAGCAGGAACTCCTAAGGTATTTAAGTCACTTTTGCAAACAATATCACCCGTTTTAAAATAA
- a CDS encoding S49 family peptidase, with the protein MNNESSSNSNLDSQALLNQLVIDYLKEKKRQRRWKWIIRAIILAALVYSSYKIVSVAKTTEASKDKEHIGLIDINGEIADSTSASADNFTRGIEKAYKSKGLKALILRINSPGGSPVQAEYIYNVLKYYKSLKPNIKTYAVCVDMCASAAYYVAVGADEIYASPASMVGSIGVLYNGFGFVDAMQKLGISRRLQTSGVNKAFLDPFSPTTEFQKEKLQTMLDIVHKQFITRVKEGRGNKLHIDDETFSGLFWTGEQALANGLIDGYASSGQLAREVIKITDIVDYTYKQNVFDRLTKNLGTAMADELPVILGMKPGLR; encoded by the coding sequence ATGAATAATGAGTCATCTTCTAATTCTAATTTGGATTCACAAGCTTTGCTTAATCAACTGGTAATTGACTATCTCAAAGAAAAGAAAAGACAACGTCGATGGAAATGGATTATACGAGCTATTATCCTGGCCGCATTAGTTTATTCATCTTATAAAATCGTTTCAGTTGCCAAAACCACAGAAGCATCTAAGGATAAAGAGCATATTGGCTTAATTGATATTAACGGTGAAATTGCTGATTCCACCTCCGCGAGTGCAGATAATTTCACTAGAGGAATTGAGAAGGCTTATAAAAGCAAAGGATTAAAAGCATTAATTTTACGGATAAATAGCCCTGGAGGCAGTCCCGTACAGGCGGAATATATTTATAATGTTTTAAAATATTACAAAAGTCTAAAACCTAACATTAAAACTTACGCTGTTTGTGTCGATATGTGTGCTTCTGCTGCCTATTATGTTGCTGTTGGAGCGGATGAAATCTATGCAAGTCCTGCAAGCATGGTCGGCTCAATAGGGGTTTTATATAATGGCTTTGGTTTTGTTGATGCAATGCAGAAGCTTGGTATTTCACGCAGATTACAAACTTCAGGAGTTAATAAAGCTTTTCTGGACCCCTTTTCTCCAACTACTGAATTTCAGAAAGAAAAGCTACAAACCATGCTTGATATAGTACATAAGCAATTTATTACGCGTGTCAAAGAAGGAAGGGGAAATAAATTACATATTGATGATGAAACTTTTTCCGGGTTATTTTGGACTGGTGAGCAAGCGTTGGCTAATGGTTTAATTGATGGTTATGCCAGTAGCGGGCAGTTAGCACGAGAGGTAATTAAAATTACAGATATAGTTGACTATACTTACAAGCAAAATGTCTTTGACCGCTTAACTAAAAATTTGGGCACTGCGATGGCAGATGAGTTACCAGTAATTTTAGGAATGAAGCCGGGATTAAGATAA
- a CDS encoding IscS subfamily cysteine desulfurase has protein sequence MATTPVDPRVVEKMIKYLGPEGDFGNPASATHEYGRVASMAVEQARSQIAETINASPQEIVFTSGATEADNLAILGAARFYKNKGMHLITMSTEHKAVLDSFHQLEKEGFQVTYLNPESDGLLDLEKLESALRPDTVLVSIMHVNNEIGVIQDIASIGELLRNRGIIFHVDAAQSAGKLPIDLSQLSVDLMSFSAHKNYGPKGVGALYVRHKPRIRLQALSYGGGHEGGLRSGTLPTHQIVGMGEAFAIAEAERIPEQARILNLRKQLWDGIRHLPAIKLNGNEHRRIAGNLNVSFVGLNGDSLLFALSELAISTTSACSSASIQPSYVLRAIGLTDTEAQSTMRLSIGRFTSEVQIKKAIDIICTQVSRLHELSPL, from the coding sequence ATGGCAACAACACCAGTTGATCCTCGCGTTGTTGAGAAAATGATAAAATATTTAGGTCCAGAAGGGGATTTTGGTAATCCCGCATCAGCAACTCATGAGTATGGGCGAGTTGCTTCTATGGCAGTTGAGCAGGCACGTTCTCAAATTGCAGAAACTATTAACGCTTCCCCGCAAGAAATAGTGTTTACATCAGGAGCTACAGAAGCAGATAATTTGGCTATTTTAGGAGCTGCCCGGTTTTATAAAAATAAAGGAATGCATCTTATTACTATGAGCACTGAACATAAGGCCGTGCTTGACAGTTTTCATCAATTGGAAAAAGAAGGTTTTCAAGTCACTTATCTTAATCCAGAGTCAGATGGTTTGTTGGATCTTGAGAAACTGGAATCAGCTCTTAGACCAGATACTGTTCTGGTTTCTATTATGCATGTTAATAATGAAATTGGCGTCATACAAGATATTGCTTCTATTGGTGAGTTATTAAGAAATAGGGGAATAATATTTCATGTTGATGCGGCTCAAAGTGCAGGTAAATTACCAATCGATTTGAGCCAGCTTTCAGTTGATTTGATGTCGTTTTCTGCCCATAAAAATTATGGGCCTAAAGGTGTGGGGGCTCTGTATGTCAGGCATAAGCCAAGGATTCGTTTACAGGCTTTAAGTTACGGTGGCGGGCATGAAGGTGGATTGCGATCAGGAACATTACCTACCCATCAAATTGTCGGCATGGGGGAGGCTTTTGCTATTGCAGAGGCTGAAAGAATTCCCGAGCAGGCGCGTATTCTAAATTTACGCAAACAACTATGGGACGGAATACGACATTTACCTGCTATTAAACTGAATGGAAATGAGCACAGGCGTATCGCTGGAAATCTGAATGTGAGTTTTGTTGGATTAAATGGAGATTCATTGCTGTTTGCTTTAAGTGAGTTAGCCATATCAACTACTTCTGCCTGTTCTTCTGCCAGTATTCAACCATCTTATGTCTTAAGGGCAATTGGTTTGACTGATACAGAGGCGCAATCAACTATGCGTTTATCCATAGGACGCTTTACTTCTGAGGTGCAAATAAAGAAGGCAATTGATATAATTTGCACACAAGTGAGTCGGCTGCACGAATTATCGCCGTTATGA
- the trmJ gene encoding tRNA (cytosine(32)/uridine(32)-2'-O)-methyltransferase TrmJ: protein MKLSSIRIVLVSTSHPGNIGSTARAMKTMGLSTLYLVSPKSFPDLKAKEMAAGADDVLDAAIVTNTLDEALIGCQLILGTSARPRGLSLPGLVPASCAELINQQSDNTQVAIVFGREHSGLTNEELLKCHYHINIPSNPDYSSLNLAQAVQIIAYELRMKLLSPRAEVALRNEEQATADEIEQFYEHLKEVFIEIKFLKPSNPRRLMQRVRRLFNRINLEKMEVSILRGMLSQVQKSLEWARKDNRSNKIGDKTDLF from the coding sequence ATGAAGTTAAGTTCTATTCGAATCGTTTTGGTTTCAACTTCCCATCCTGGTAATATAGGCTCTACTGCAAGAGCTATGAAAACTATGGGGCTAAGCACATTGTATCTGGTTAGTCCAAAGTCATTTCCGGATCTCAAAGCAAAAGAAATGGCTGCTGGAGCTGATGATGTCCTGGATGCAGCTATTGTTACAAATACTTTGGATGAAGCTTTAATTGGATGTCAGTTGATTTTAGGGACGAGTGCAAGACCACGGGGACTGTCATTGCCTGGATTAGTTCCAGCTTCCTGTGCAGAACTGATAAATCAACAATCAGATAATACTCAAGTGGCCATTGTATTTGGTAGAGAACACTCAGGTCTTACTAATGAAGAGCTGTTAAAATGTCACTACCATATTAATATTCCAAGCAATCCTGACTACAGTTCATTAAATTTAGCTCAGGCAGTACAAATTATAGCTTATGAACTGCGTATGAAGTTATTATCACCGCGCGCTGAAGTAGCTCTGCGCAATGAAGAGCAGGCTACAGCTGATGAAATAGAGCAATTTTATGAGCATCTGAAGGAAGTTTTTATTGAAATTAAATTTTTAAAACCTTCTAATCCAAGGAGATTAATGCAAAGAGTGAGGCGGCTATTTAATAGAATTAACCTTGAAAAAATGGAAGTTAGTATTTTAAGAGGTATGCTTAGCCAAGTTCAGAAATCATTGGAGTGGGCAAGGAAAGACAATAGGAGCAATAAAATTGGCGATAAAACCGATTTATTTTGA